TCTTTACTTAAATCAATTACTGATGTCAATTATAATGCCAATGAAGGAGTATAAGAAAGTGCCCTACAGACAATTTTTATCTTACTGCTTAATTAATTGCTTGGCTCCTGCTTGCATTAGGTTGGTTATGGACAACCATTTACCAACACTACTAACCTTCTAACTCCCCAGTTCCACACTGTGAGGAAAATACTGCAAAGATAACTTGCAACCTGTACTTCAAAATACAAATTGTTTTCCCAGATGGGATGCTATAAAACAGTTTCAtccactggatttttttttttctacagatgGATTTCTAGAGGGATTGGATTTTGCAGAAAATGACATTCAAAGCATCTATGGATTTGGTCAAATTTTTCCAATATGTGTCAGAAGGAGCTGACCCACGAGAACTCAAAGTGACTTTGCCTGTTTATTGTTGTAGTCTGAGCAGCCACTAACTGAGTTACAGAACTTTGTTTTAAAACTTTCCTGCTCCCTGACTGCTGATTACCAGTGTGCCATTAATGGGGtccttgttggttggttggttggtttgggggctttttttttttttttttaatttggaactaaattttctgttctcttccccAAAGCCAAATTTTTATTACAAGCACAGGTCAGAAAGCCTTCCAGTCATACAAGAACTTCACTTCTGTGTCACAGGAACTAAATGTTTCCCATTTACTCTTGTGCTGCTCTAAATTCATCCTGAAGGTTCAAAATCCTTATAAAAATTTGGCATTGCCTTGCTCATGGCGAAGTGCCAAGACCAAAGAGAGAACAGGGCAAGGAATGGGTCTGGATTTGCCCATATATTCATTTTGGGTGTGGTTTGATAGATTGCACTGGTTGGGAGTGGCAGAAGACAAAGGTaaggctgctgctttgcaatCCACAAGGACGCAGGCCACTCCTGTGTATGCTGTAAACCCCTTGTACCTTGTCCCTAGGAAGGCCCACAACCCTGTGTGAGACGATGGGGAAAGCAGAGATCTGGTTAATCAGAACGTACTGGGATTTTGAATTTCCACGCCCTTTCCTGCCCAACTTTGAGTTCGTTGGAGGACTTCATTGCCAGCCTGCAAAGCCGTTACCAAAGGTACCCCAGCTTTGTTCTGCTCTTGGTCTGTTGGTTGctcagcagaatcacagaatgaaagggacctctgaaaatcatccagtccaactcccctgacagagtaggatcaccaagagcaggtcacacaggaacacatccagacaggtcttgaaagtctacagagaaggagactccacaacctctctgggcagcctgctccagggctccagcaccctcacagcaaagaattttctcatcagttgaagtggaacttcctgggttccagtctgtatccattgccccttgtcctatcacaggacacctctgaaaagagcctgggcccttcttgacacctactcttcagatatttacagacattgataagatcctctctcagtttttttttttccccagactaAAACTCAAAACTGTTTCTCTCACTGATCAGCCCTGCAAgccatgtccagagaaggctcaTCCTTaaagaagctgctctgctgccaggagggAGCTCTTTGGCAAGCTCTTTGTACTTGTGCAGTCTGAGGGCTTGGTATACAGCCTGCTGTCTtagaagagcagagctgagatcagcaggagggggaaaagtTGGTTCTACCTCAGGGTACTTAAATGTAACATTTAATTTATAGAATTCTTGttgttgggagagacctccaagattacCACACCCAActttcaacccaacacccccatggccattaaaccatgtccctaagtgccatgccCATACCTTtattaaatatctccagggatggtgactccaccacctccctgggcagcctgttccaatgcctgaccactcttgcagcaaagaaatttttcctaatctccaacctaacccccccggcacaatttcaggctatttcctctccttctgtcccctgATACTAAGACAGTCTTGCAGCCCATGGTAACACTGAAATACCTCATAGTCAAAAGGCATCATGATGGGGCAAATTCTGTAGAGAAAATGGAGTCAAGGCTTGCAGAAAGAgacaagtgagaaaaaaaatctgcatagTTTAAGGCATCTTAAAGGGATTAAAACACTCAGCATCTCCAGCCCATGCTCTGCTGTGACTGGCAATGTTCAGGTGGAATTTGAAACCCCCAGATACTGATGATGGCCACATGAGAAGCCCTGGTATAGACTACTGCTCCTGTAGGAGCCTCAGAGGATGTAGGGTAACTTCAGTGCAACTAGTCCACCAAAAGAACCTTCTTCCCACTCACAGTAGCTGGCTGGGGAAATTGGTAACTCTTCTCTTTTGCATGATGTTGCTCCATTTCACATGGTACTGACTGAAAAAGAGGAACAGGCAGACCTGTTGGCCTGATGTGTAGAAATCCTGTTCAGTAACATGTGCTGTGTTGCAAGAAATAGAGAACTGACTAACAGTGACTTACTGGCTGACTGACAGCAAGGACTTGATGAGTCTCTGATCAGGATGCTGAAAATTCCTGTTAGTTTTCatcacttccccttcctgcagAGCTATAAAATGCAAAGTACATGTTCCAGGAACATCTAAACCCACGATTGACTGCTGGAAAGAGTGTCACAGGGTCTGGCCCTTGCATATTGGTGCCAGGATccattgctgctgcttgtgctctGCAGTAAACCTGTCCTGAAGCTGCCTGACTTGCTTTCAAACAGGGAAAGCTTCTCTCACTTGTCTCAACCTGTTCTGCTCCTCCTGGGGAGAACCTGTGTGTTTTACTCAGGGCCAGGTTTGTCTCTGTAATGCCCTTCTGTCAATGGAGGTGCTCAGACACTACTATGATCATCTCCGTGACAAGGTGAAAAGGTTATGCTCCCTGCTCACAAAAATCTGGGTAATGTGCAGTGCATCATTACTCTTGGTGTGTTTTCTGCCCCTCCTAGGAAATGGAAGCCTTTGTTCAGAGCTCAGGGGAACATGGCATCATCGTATTCTCTCTGGGGTCGATGGTCTACAACTTAACTGATGAAAAAAGTAACATGATTGCCAGAGCCCTCAGCCAGCTTCCACAAAAGGTGAAGTTCCTTTCAAGTCTGAATCAACTTGTTTCGGGGTTTTTGTCTCTCCTCTTGCCTTCAGCAAGCCTTTTGCATTTGGCCTGGCCTGGTTTTTACTTGCGTCACTGCTGGGTGTGCCACAGcgggaaagctctgcagagacagaCTGCTGAGTCACCTCCTGGGGAGCGGTGGCATTTCCCCTCCTCTGAACCAAGGGTCCTGGAGGAGGTGTCCATGGGCCAAAGTACAAAACTCACCGTCTGATTTTTGAGCTCAtcacaaaacaacaaatccaAGAGCTAAACTGGAGCCAAATCTGTGTGAATTACAGCAAACAGCGCTACGGGTTTAAGATAAAGCTCTGCACTACACATGATAATAGAGAAGGGCATTTCACATGCACTGTGCTTATCTTACCCCTCCTTTGTTCAAGGTCCTCTGGCGGTACAAAGGTAAGAGACCAGAAGCTCTGGGCTCCAACACCAGGATTTATGATTGGATACCCCAAAATGACCTGCTTGGTAAGGCTGATTCTATCTGGGGTGCATTGCActcttggaaaaataaattccttCGTTTTTCCACTAAAATGACCTATTCAGGCAAAATGAACCACTTCACACTTGTGGCTACGAAGAGTTTTGCAGTTTAGGCAGCTGAGCCTGGAGCCTTATTTTCCTGGCCTGCTTGTCATTTGAAAGTGAGTAACTGTACAAAACCCATGGAAGACACAGCCATGCTGTGAAGGTAGTAGGGAGCAGTGGCTTAGGAAGGCAGGAACTTGAGCTTAGCTATGAAGAGGGATCTCTAAAGCTAAAGCCTCTGTCTTACAGAGATGGGTGGCAATTGTCTGGAAGGGCTAAGAACCTGCCTGTAAGCAGCAGTAAATGTAAAACTATTCATGTACTCTGGAACTAGAGTTGGCCTCTGCAGTTAATCTCCAGGGCTTATTCTTCCAAATACTTCACCTGAGGGCTGAAGGGCTgaagcacttcaggacatggtttaacagccataCTGGTCTGAGGTTGAAggctggattcaatgatcttagaggtcttttcctaccaaaacaactctatggTTTAAGGCTGTTGTAAACCTGACACCATGGTGAAACTAGAACTGCACAACATCAGAAGGGCTGAAGTAACTCTGGGGTGGCCTGGAGTAACATTCTGATTCACACATTGCATCACAAGAAACGTGTGTGAAAGCCCAGCGTGCAAGCTCTGGTCCTGACCCCATGGTCAGGGCTGTTCCCTTCCCTAGCAGTGCACCTGGCTGGGTAGTTTGCAGTGCTCATGTCCCAGGGAGGGCagtttgctgcagctgctgttacaCCTGCATCTCCTTCCCTGTTCCAGGCCACCCCTTGACAAAGGCCTTCATTACTCATGGGGGGACCAACGGGATCTACGAAGCCATCTACCACGGGGTGCCGATTGTTGGGATTCCCATGTTCGCAGACCAGCATGACAACGTCGCTCACATGAAGGccaagggagctgcagctgctctggatTTCAGCACGATGACGACACAGGACCTAGTCGATGCACTGAATGCAGTCATCACAAACTCCACGTGAGTTTTGTTCTTGCCTCACAGCAGGATGAGGTTACTAAAACTGAGGAGGAATGCTGCTGGCTCTTCTGGGAACCAAAAATACCAAGCAGCTGGAGTTTGGGGTTTAGATTAAAGCCATCTTTTGTTTCTGAGAATCAGCATTTCTCAGGAAGATAAGCCATTTGCTTTTCCTTGTACTTCATTTCATGATCTCTGAGAAAAAGAGTTCTCAGAAAGCTCAGGGCAGCTCTTGAGACAGTTCTCTGCTAGTATAAGTCCTCTGGAGGCTCTGGGTAACAAGTCTACTTGTCACATGTCTAACTGCATCTGTAGCCACAATTCTTTCTCTGCCCTTGAATTACCAATATCCTTAGGCTACCATGTCTCACAGTCAGGAATCAGAGGGTAGGGAAGGCCAGCAACTGTGAGCCCTTGCTAAAACCACTGGAGGACTGGAAAAAAGGCAGGAGTCCTCAGTCTTCGGCACTGACTCTTGTCAAGAGCGAAGGTCAGGTGtgccaggcacaaatccaggctgggtacAGAGCGagttgaaagcagccctgaagaaagagacttgggggtgctgtttgcagagaagctgtgtgagccagcagtgccctcatgcagcccagaaggcagctgtgtgctgggctgcagcaaagagtgtggccagcagggcaagagaggggattctgcccctttgctcggttctgctcctctgctgagacctcatccccaatactgcatccagttctggtgtccccagcataagaaggacacagagctgttggagagagtccagaggaggccacaaagatgatccaagggctggagcacctctgctatcaggacaggctggggttggtcagtctggagaggacaagactccagggggactttagagctgccttccaatacctgaagggatcctacaggaaggctgcagatggattttcctaagggtgtctagaaacaggacaagggggaatggtttgaagctgagggagagcagggttagactggaccttaggaaaaggttcttcagtacaagggtggtgagactctggaataagctgcccagggaggttgtggatgcctcccccCTGGGGGGTGTTtaagccaggttggacaaggccttgaggaGCCAAGTCTACTTGAGAGGAGTCTCaggccctggcaggggggttggagttgatgatctctaaggtccctttgaacctgagccattctgtgattctatgattcaagaaCAACTTGAAAATTCCTGAAGCAAGTGGAACAACATTGCTGGAGATACCCACAGGAATTAGCTGTCAGGGAGGTGATCTATAACAAACTGGATGACAACCagtcagacagacagacaaCCAAAGACCTGAGTGAAATCTGGTGCATTTGGCCCCAAACTGTGCCCTTAGTGTTACTGGCTTTCATTTTATTGGTATGtgatatccctttggtcagttggggTCAGCTGTTCCAACTTTGTCCACTCAAAACTTCTTGTGCACCTCCAAGCCTATTCACTGGTGGggtggtgtgaggagcagaaaaggccttgccTCTGTGTAAGGGCTGCTCAGCCATAAGGaaaacatccctgtgttatCCATGCTGTTCTCAGCACACATCCAAAGTGCAGCCCCATGCAAGctcctatgaagaaaattaactctctcCCGGTCAAAAGTATCACTCTGGGCTACAATGGAACAGGAAACCCTGCAAGTGCTTCCCTGTGGCTTTTTATAAAAGGGATATCTGGAATAAGgtggagactttttttttttttggcaaaaggCAATGCCTTTCTCTTATTACTATTCACAATTTCTTTTTATCCAGATGGGACTAAAATGAGGCAGTTTTAAATCTGTTTAAATGCCACTGATGGGAATAAAAGCAAGGCTGCTTCTTCCTCAAGAAGACTGGCAGGGCCTGAGCTGATTGTCTCAGGAATTGGTGACAGATCTCCAtgattccttcttttttcttttcccctcagctATAAGGAAAATGCCCTGAGGTTATCCAAGATACACCATGACCAGCCCCTTAAGCCTCTGGACAGAGCTGTCTTCTGGATCGAATTTGTCATGCGGCACAAAGGAGCCAAGCACTTGAGACCAGCTGCTCACCACCTCACTTGGTACCAGTACCACTGCCTGGATGTCCTGGCGTTCTTGTTCGCCTGCACAGCAACTGCTATCTTCCTACTTAGCAAGTGCTGCTTGTTTTGCTGTAGCAAATGTGGCAGGGTTGCAAAGAGGAAGACAGATTAGACATCCCAGGTCCATCAGCTGGTTTCCTTCTTCCAGGCTGATTCAGCAAGGCATTTACACacattcacagaaacacaggatgttagaggttggaagggacctccagagatcatcaaatccacccccctccctgccaaaagcaggatcaccaagagtagtccacacaggaacgcattcTTGCTGAATAACATTAGGATATGCTTTAAAGCTGAGCATATCATGAGGCACCTTGTTGAACTGGTCATGCttgaaagctgctgtggggcagagctgccGGCTTAGCTAGAAAATTCCTTCTGGCCTCAGTAAGACCAAATTATAGTTTCTTTATCCCTTGGGAACCTGTGAGCTGATCACACAGTCCCTAGAATGGTAATTGCTGCTTTAATTTTTCAAATGCATGTTGAGATTATTTCCTAAATTCAACCTTCCCATGGGTGCAACTAGTCTCCTTGCCCTCgctctctcctctcctgtaATGCCACCTGGGCTTGATGATTCCCAACCAAAATGCCTCTCCTGTAAGAACAGTTCTTTCCAGGTTGGACAGCCCATCTGAATGGCCAAGATCATGAAATactcagagctgcaggtggctgGTAAAGCCTGTATCATCTGTCAAATGCATTGACTGCctgggggctgaggggagacttgcATCCTGAAGCATGCAGGGAAATTACTTTGCTGAGAAGCATTTCTTTCCCACTCAGTCTCAAGTCCTCCTGTGCAGGCCACCATTCTAATTGCAAGACCTACAGAGGTGTGAAAACCACCACTGCTGGGAACTCGCCCCTCTCAGCCATGCTGATGGAAGCCAGGAAACAGAGAGCGACCTTGCAAAGTAGCATTCTGGGTGGGACAGAGAAACAGTCACTTGCCTTGCCTgaaaggcaggagggaaagcaatgctgctcacagctctggTCAGAGTGGTTGCAAATGCAGCAATCCTGAGATGGTCCAAGGTGCACCCACTACTGAAAGCCCACAAAATGATGCTACTTCCTCTGCTGTTgttcctctgctgtgccagtTACTCAGGAAAGAGCCTGCCCCAGTTTTAACTGCTACTTGCCCTATTCAGGGTGCTGCAGGACTGTTTTAAAACAGAACAGGCTGATTTGTACTTGTTTACACAATAAAATTTCCTGTCCTACAGTAACTGTCTTACTAGTGCTGTCAGTGTTTCGGTGCCTGCTTAACTCTCTTCACAACACAACATTAGCAAATGGATTGTTTCCAAAATAAAGAAGGGTTAGAACAATACTATTCTTCTCATGTAACTTCTGGTACCCTGTTCCTGTGGTCACAATGAGATTCCATGCAGTGATCCTATGTGTATTTAAATCTTCATAGCAAACAAAAAGTAGAGCAGTAGAAGATTGAATCTCATTTGATCTGTGATTGTTCATAGATCTGGGTCCCTAGGCACAGTTCCACCAAGCTGGATCactaaggagcagctgagggagctggggatgttcagccagAAGAAAATAAGGCTGACATGAGAccccattgctctctacaactccctgaaaggaggctggagtgagctgggggtttgtttcttctccctagcgataggaggagaggaaatgacttcaagttgcaccaggggagctttaggttggatatgagaagcagcttgttgactgaaagggttctcaaagactggcacagggtgcgcagggaggtggttgaattcccatccctggagatgttttaaagagacagagatgtggtgctgagagccatagtttagcatcagccttggtagagttagtgaatggttggactgggtgatcttaaaggGTTTTTCCAGCAGCAATGGTTCTATGAGTGTAACAGCCCCAGTCATCCACCTTCTGCAAGATTTGATGAGATGCCAGTCTGGCTCCCAGAAGGCcagcaggcctcctagcatacTAAGTAGACACTGGTCAGACAGGGCTAACAAAGGACACAGAAACAGGATAGCTGAGCAAAGGCACACAAAGAAAGTGCTGTGCAGCCACCTCAAGGAGGTGACTGCACCTTTCTGTAACTTACTTGGAGACTCCTTTGTGTTATCTGGTATTGAATTTtagaagtgaaaaggaaaagcaaccaACCCTCTTTTTTCTAGACCCTGTGTATAAAGCAGAGAAGGCTGTCAAAGAGGGAAGGGGGCCTGTGAGGGACTTCCACTGCAAGGCTGACTTTTTTCACAGTTTAGATTCAACTGCTTCCTACTGATGAGAAGCAACAAGCaaagttctatcactacaaacaAGACGAGAGCCTGGATCTTGCAGGACTAGCACAGTCATGGCAGACAGGTATGATTATGGCCGAGGACAGCCTCTCAACAGCTCAAATATCATTTGACCATGTTCAACCCATAGAGCCTGAGTAACTCCAATTAGCTGCAAGAGCTCTAAgtggaaacagaaaagcaattcCCTGTGATTTCAGCAGTCCTTTGCCTGAATTCAGGCTTTGGATCAATTTCACCTAGCATCAGAACCTTTAAACTAGTGTTGAACACAAACACTTAACTAGAACTGCCAGAATTGCAggctggtttggggtggaaaggacctttacAGCTCCAATCCTCACGCATGcatcagggacatctccaaatagagcaggttgctcagagccctctccaaCCTGACCGGGAATGGTTTTGGGGatgaagcttctaccacctctctgagcaacctgggcctgTGTTTCACTACCCTAAGCACAGAAAGTCTTATTTCTATCAAAGTCCAAATTTCCCTCCTTCAGTTTCAAACCGTCACCCCTTGTCCTTCACAAGAGGCCCTAAgaggtctgtccccagctttctcataggctctctttaaatactgaaaggctgcagtagTATCTCCCCagaagcttctccagccctctctaACTCTGTGGCCTTTCTATGGACTTGCTCCAAGtctattgttttttttctcctgtgtggaggactccagagctgcacacagttcTCCAGAGGGTGTCTCACCAGAtcagaggggaagaatcccctacctcaacttgctgcccacacaacttttggtgcagcccaggatagtTGGCCTTCTAGGGCTGCGAGCATACATTGCTAGCTTGCGTCCAGCTTTTCACCTACCTGTAcgccaagtccttctccacaggactgctctcagTCCCTTTATGCCCCACCCTAGACTGATACTGGGGATTCTCCCAACCCGGGTGCAGgcccttgcacttggccttgctgaatctCCTAGGGTTCACACAGggccacttctcaagcctgtccaggtccctctgtatggcaccctgtccctgcaggctgttgaccacaccactcagcttggagcCATCAAATTTGCCGAGGGTAAACTCAATCCCATTATGTCATTAATGAAgacattaaacagcactggtcccagtgtgGATCCCTaaaggacaccacttgtcagCCATCTCCGTCTGTACATTGAGCCACTgaccaccaccctctggatggaACCATCCTGCCAATTCCTCATCCACCAAACAGTCCACCATCAAATCCCCATCTCTCCCATTTAAAGATTTCAAAGAACCATGACAAAAGGCATACAGAactccagatagatgacatctgtAGCTCTTCCCTTGACCACTGATGAAGTTGCTCCATCACAGAAGGCCTCTAGCTTGGTCAGGCAGGAGTTGCCCTCtgtgaatcacctccctgtcctatATGTGCCTTAGCAGAGCTTCTAGGATTTGTTCCATGATCTtctcaggcacagaggtgaggctgacaggttggtagttcccaggATCCTCTTTTTGACCCTCTCTAAAAATGTGTGCAATGTTCCCCTTCTCCCAGTCTCCAGGGATTCATCTCACTGCCGGAGTTTTCCAATTGCCacagagagtggcttggcaactccatcagccagttccctcaggactctgggatccATCTTGTCatgtcccatggacttgtgcatgctcaggttcttcaggtggtgacaaacatGTTCTCTTGCAGTGGGACTCTGCTCCCCTGGTCCTCGTCTTGTGGTTCATCAATATGGGAGGTGTGAGGAGAAAGACTGcctgtgaagactgaggcaaaacgTTGTTGAGTACCTCAGTCTTCTGCTGGTCTGCTGTTAGGAGCTTGCTCATTATGTTCTGTCAGAGGATGCCCTTTCTTTGGCCTTCCTTTAGCTGGCTGACATCTGCAGAAACATTTCTTGTTATTCTTGGCATCTCTTGCCAAGTTCAGCTCCAGCCACGCTTTGGCCATCCTGACTTCATCAGAACAGATCTATCAGATAAAATCTGTCCAAGCTGGCAAGCTCAGAAGACCAACAAATCCAACCTGGAGTTTTGATGAGTTCAATAATTACcgatttatttttgtaaaaaaatGGTAGCAGTGTAGAATACAGCAAGATTTTCTGGTTCCACGCACGCAGGCTGGGAACATTCCAAGCTATGTGCACACTTGGGAAAGAGACCAGACAAAAAGAATTGACCAAAAATGTTACTGAACATGgcaggatttttaaaaaaggttaaaaattaGGTATCAAGAGTGTCTTCTTTATATTGCTTTCATTACTGAAGACTGAAATAAACACTTGACTTTACAGACAGGGTTAAAAAAACGGGGGGAggggaacaacaacaaaaaaaggctgCTACAACAC
The DNA window shown above is from Indicator indicator isolate 239-I01 chromosome 8, UM_Iind_1.1, whole genome shotgun sequence and carries:
- the LOC128968538 gene encoding UDP-glucuronosyltransferase 2A2-like isoform X1: MATKASSSKKCLQLLLFQVVLLGPVFCGKVLVWPTEGSHWLNVKIVIEELIRRGHSVTILVSNASLFITPKAEAAEKFEVYNVPFKKDTIENLIEDIVALWLNNRPTTWTFWQFYKELGKLSTNWHQMNRLMCDAVLANRELMAHLQGSSYDLLLSDPVTLCGDLLALKLVIPFIYSLRFSPASTVERHCGKIPAPPSYVPAALSELTDCMTFSERMKNLVSYHLQDYVFQSYWGQWDSYYSKILGRPTTLCETMGKAEIWLIRTYWDFEFPRPFLPNFEFVGGLHCQPAKPLPKEMEAFVQSSGEHGIIVFSLGSMVYNLTDEKSNMIARALSQLPQKVLWRYKGKRPEALGSNTRIYDWIPQNDLLGHPLTKAFITHGGTNGIYEAIYHGVPIVGIPMFADQHDNVAHMKAKGAAAALDFSTMTTQDLVDALNAVITNSTYKENALRLSKIHHDQPLKPLDRAVFWIEFVMRHKGAKHLRPAAHHLTWYQYHCLDVLAFLFACTATAIFLLSKCCLFCCSKCGRVAKRKTD
- the LOC128968538 gene encoding UDP-glucuronosyltransferase 2C1-like isoform X2, with amino-acid sequence MMGSRFPWLLWAWACCWSAGFCGKVVVWPTDASHWINIKVLLEELVLRGHEVTVLVPSSNLLIDYEDTSSPFTFEVLQVPFTQKNLDDAMESFLNLWLNEASNLSTWEIMSKMKEELEVFTNMSKQTFDTLMTNSQLVAKLEQARFDVLLADPLAVGGELVAEFLAIPFVYSFRFSDANVVERLCGGLPAPPSYVPASTQGLTDRMSFVERLQNFLFYFYMDLFFLTFWRDKWDGYYSNVLGRPTTLCETMGKAEIWLIRTYWDFEFPRPFLPNFEFVGGLHCQPAKPLPKEMEAFVQSSGEHGIIVFSLGSMVYNLTDEKSNMIARALSQLPQKVLWRYKGKRPEALGSNTRIYDWIPQNDLLGHPLTKAFITHGGTNGIYEAIYHGVPIVGIPMFADQHDNVAHMKAKGAAAALDFSTMTTQDLVDALNAVITNSTYKENALRLSKIHHDQPLKPLDRAVFWIEFVMRHKGAKHLRPAAHHLTWYQYHCLDVLAFLFACTATAIFLLSKCCLFCCSKCGRVAKRKTD